The nucleotide sequence CCCCGCCCGTGGGTCCCACCGCGCGCGGCGTCTGGGCGGTCGCCCGCGGCAGCGGGGCGGCGCAGGCCGCGAGCGCCACGACGACGACGTGGACGAACGACCGTGACTTTTCCTCCATGTGCATTGTTATCTCCTCCCCGGCTCTCGTGCGGGGAGCCGCCGGGGCACCGGGCGCCACGTCCGGCCGGGTCCGGAGCTCACAGCCGCGTCGCGGCGTCGATCGCGATCGCCGAACGGGATTCGAGGATGAGCTGGACCGCGCCGGAGGCGTCGACGACGACCGAGGTGCCGGCGCAGGCCGTGCCGACGAGCCCGCCGGTCAGGCGGTCGCAGTACGTTCCAGGCGGCATTCCCGTGGCGACCGTGGCCGCAACAACGGCGCTCTCCCGGTTGATGGCCACGAAGCCCCGGTCGCCGCGGGAGAAGGCGATCGCGTTGGCGCCGTTGTCCCACCAGTGGTTGATGTCGGTGCCCGAGACGAGGCGCCGGAAGCTCACCATGTTCCGGATGTACGGGTCGCGGTGCTCGCACACCCACTGGCCGATCGTCGCCGTCTCGAGGCTCGACGCGCACGTCACATCATTGGTGTTTCCGTTGCCATCGGACGGCGGACCCATCGCGTTCCCCGCCGGACAGTTGAACGCGTAGCTCGACAGGATGGACGGGTAGCCGTAGGGCTGTGCGAGCATCCACGCGTTCGCGGCGCGGAAGGTGTTGCCGTCGCGGTAGCCGATGCCGCACGTGTGCTGGGTGTCGTGATTCTGCAGGAACACCACGGCCTTGTCGGAGGGCATCAGCCCCCAGGCCACGGCGGAGAACTGGTTCCCGGGCGGGCCGTTGGGATTGAGCTGCGAGATGTGCTCGCCGTTGATGCCCCGGAACTTGTTGCCGACACCCGTGAAGGTGAATTCGGTGATGTCGGCGGCGCCGCCCGAGCTGTACCCCTCGCCGAAGAAGTCGCGCGGCACCAGCGCTTCCCCGCCCCCCCCGACGACCTCGAGGTACACGTACGGCAACGGTCTTCCCTCGCCGGTGAGCGTCACGTTGACGAGTGTGAGGATGGAGTCGAGCTCCACCTGCTGGATGTGCTTGGCCGCGTCGATGCGGAATCCCGCCACGCCCAGCCGGGCGAGCACGATCAGGTAGTCGGCGATCTTCTGCCGCACCGGGGTGAGCCCGGTGTTGAGGTCCGGCAGCGAGAACAGCTCGCAGTCCTGCACGTTGGCGGCGCTCTGGTAGTTGTTCAGCGCGCAGG is from Gemmatimonadales bacterium and encodes:
- a CDS encoding alpha-amylase family protein; protein product: TRGNPPPDRPALSPAYRASGHMAAGDVFVHLFEWKWTDIATECETVIGPAGFTAVQVSPPQEHSIVPSHDWSERYQPVSYSIARSRSGTGAEFVDMVNRCKAAGVDIIVDAVINHMTNFPSPGVGSNGTAYTKYEYPGLYTPGDFHPPCALNNYQSAANVQDCELFSLPDLNTGLTPVRQKIADYLIVLARLGVAGFRIDAAKHIQQVELDSILTLVNVTLTGEGRPLPYVYLEVVGGGGEALVPRDFFGEGYSSGGAADITEFTFTGVGNKFRGINGEHISQLNPNGPPGNQFSAVAWGLMPSDKAVVFLQNHDTQHTCGIGYRDGNTFRAANAWMLAQPYGYPSILSSYAFNCPAGNAMGPPSDGNGNTNDVTCASSLETATIGQWVCEHRDPYIRNMVSFRRLVSGTDINHWWDNGANAIAFSRGDRGFVAINRESAVVAATVATGMPPGTYCDRLTGGLVGTACAGTSVVVDASGAVQLILESRSAIAIDAATRL